ATCTTAGCTAATAATAAACTTGGCTCAAATCTAGAATTTAGCCTACTAAACTTATAATCTAATAATTTCTTATTATTTATATCAATATATGATACTTCAGAAAATATAACATTTATATGACTTAGAATCTTTAAAGTTTCCGAGTTTTTTACATTTTTTATAGTCTTTCTTATACAAGTGTTAAATATCTGATTTAATGTATTATCTATAGAAAATTCTTCAAACCTACAAAATACATCACTACTACATCTAGATATATTTTTAATATGTTCTTTAACTAATAAACTTCCCTTTAGAGCCTTGCTATTTTCTTCTACATTAATATACTCTAAGTATGGTCCTCTTGTTAATTGACTTTGAAGAGTTTTAGCAAATATTAAGGCCAGTATTTCATTTAAGTCCATTTTATACACACTTAACATTCCTAAATTTGAATAATTAAAATTTATTATCCCACTTTTACTTAACATATTAAGTAATGATTTTCTACTACCTTCATGATCACTGCTATTTATATTTACTTTAGGTAATATCTCTATAGATACCGTAGATAACTTTATAAAACCAACATAATTTATAAATAATACATCATCTCTTGACCATATAATATTTCTATTATCTAGCTTTTGTCTTTCTATGTATCGATTTAACTCATCAGCTTCTTTAACACTTATGGATCTATTAGATCCTCCATTTGTAATTTTAAGCTTATCATAACACTCATAAATAGTTATATGCCTCATAAAACTATTCTCCATCTAATGTATTTGTATTATCTAAAGCTTCATCTTTTATATCATCATATATTCTTATGAAAGCTTCTCTACTAGGCTTTTCTACTACACTATATTTAACTTGATCTGGATACATAAAAGTTTGATTCGTTTTAAATAAACTACTTGCTTTAATAGTTGTTTTATTTAGTAAATAATCATTATTTTTAATTTTACCGCTACCACCTAAAACCATTTCTATTTTTTCAAAATCATCATAGAAATACTCTTGAAGTAGAGGAATAATCTTATTTTTCATAATAGATACGAGGTCTTCAAAAGTTAAATTCTCTTTTATAAAATATGCATGTCCTATTGTATGATCTCTATCAAGTAAAAACTCAATTCTATCATTTATAGTTTTTAATAACTTAGACACGTTTATTCCTTCTACATCTTTTGAAAGTAATTCTTCATTAGGCATATACTCTACAAAATCAAACCTTCTTCTAAGTGCAGTATCAAGTAATGCTATTGATCTATCCGCTGTATTCATCGTTCCTATTATGTATAAATTATTTGGCACACCAAAAGATTCATTAGAATATGGAAGAGTTACTTTTAATTCATTTCTCTCACCGATTCTTTTATCTTCTTCTATAAGCGTTATAAACTCTCCAAATATTTTAGATATATTACCCCTGTTTATTTCATCTATTATAAGTACGTAATTTTTAGCTTTATTTTCTATGGGCTTTTCTGATATAAGCTCTTTTATATTATCAAACTTTAAATCTTCATTGTAGAACGTATATATTGATTGTTGAGAAAATACTTTATCCTTTAGTATTCTTTTTACATCTATTGCTTCTCCGTTATAAAGCCATTCTACTTTTCTAAAATGATTATATCTAATTTCTGTATTAGAATCGTAGTAATAGTCCCCTGTAATTTTACCTATAGCTCTTGCTTTGTGGTTTCCTTGTGATATTATTACTAAATCACCTTCTTGGATTATATGTTTGAATCTATTTATAGCATTTATATCAAAACTATTGTCACTAGATTCTGGAAATTTTTCTTTAAATATTTGCTTTATAGATTCTCTATCATTACAATTTGAGTAATCTATATTTTCTCCCCATCCTAGAGATATACAATTGTTTTTTATACAGTATTCATATATGTTATCTTCTTTGCTGCTAGTATCACCTAAAGACATTTTGTGTACTGATATTTGATTTTGGTCAAATTCATATTTTGGTAGCTCTGTCTGAGCTTTTACTGATGCACTTTCACATAATTGTTTAAATATACCATCCTTAGGCTCAAATCCTCCATTACGATCACTTCTTAGGCCTTCTACAAAGTCTTCGTATGAATATGATTGATGGAATGTACAAAATCCAATAAGTCCATCTTCTTTTAGTTTGTTAAATGCTTTAACTACTTCGTCTCTCTTTAAAGGATTATCTATGATATCTTTGTATTTTTCACGGTCTATTATCTCTAAAGCTTTGTTGCAAACATTATAAGTTTTTCCTGTACCTGGAGGACCATATAATATTGTATTTTTTGATATCTGATTATTTCTGCTACTCACTTTTGCATCCTCCTCCTCTTTTGTATCTACAATATAATCTTCTGGTAGATTATTTGATTTATCAGACCAAGAACAATGAGACATCTCAATAAAATTCTTAAATTTATAATTACCACTCTCAACAAGCCTTTTACACTCATTTGATATAGCTATATACTGCTCACCATTTGGAACATGTCCTTTTTCAATATTTGGGAATATTAATTTTACTGAATTCAAATTATTTTTCTCATTACAAATAAATGTTCTGTTTTGTTCATCAAGATTAATATATCTATAAGGTCTTATCCAAAATAATCCCATACTTAACTTCCATTTTACACCCTTTTGTGCTATGGTTTTGTCGTAGTAATTAATTAAATTTACTTCATCTTCATCATTTGGATTTTCATCATATTTGATTGCATATTCAAATACTTTCCATAAGTTATCAATATCCTCTTCTTTTCTATATCCCTCAAATTTATAAAAAGTTGAAGACATATTATTAAGTACAGGTATACCTGAAAAATCAGTTGGCACTTCTAAATTTATATTTAGAAGCTTTGCAAATTCAGTTATAATAATAGTTCTATTTTCATCTTTTATACCTTTATTAAACAATCCAAAAACAGTAAAAGGATCTATGTCTACAATATTATTGTCTTTTTCAAGTGTTGGTAATTTAATATTAACATTGTCATAAACCTTTCTAATAATTGTAATTAGATCTTTTCTATTATTTTTATATTGTAGTATTTTATTTGCAAACTCTTGATAAAAATCTCCCCATATTTTGTAGCTTATGTCCTCCATTACAATATCTCCTCTATAGTTATTTGTTAATCTTCTTTAAGTATAATTATATCATCAAATATCAAATTTCTATATCTCTGATCTCAAATACTAATAATGATTATAATATTTTCTTTTTATTGTCATTGTACATAAGTAAATTTATTAAATAAATAACTTCTAGGGCTAAATTGTTGTCAAATAAATCAAATATATTATTGTTATCACTACGCTTTGGAGTAGCTGTAATACCTAGTGTAAATTTAGGCGTAAAATAGTTAAGTACATTTAAATAAGTATTACTAGCAGCGTTGTGAGCTTCATCTATCATTTGGTGTTATTGTTTTTAGATTTTCAAATATAAGATTGTTAGTTTTATTTATACTTTTAAGTTGCTTTATAAAATCTTCTTATTTTATCTAGTGCTTTTGGGTCTGTGAAGTTTAGGTATGTTGATGTTATTATTTTAGTACGCACTTTTCTTCTAGTTGTTTTAGTGTGCCTAGTAGTAGTTGCAGTCCGCTAAAATTTATAAAGGCTACGCTGAAATAGAATGATTTACATTCTTTTAAGCTTTTTTGTAGTTCATTTAGCAGGTTTTGGTTTTGTGTGTTTGTTATCAGTTTATTTGAATTTATCATTTGATTTTTCCTTGGGTTTTTAAGTAAAAATATTTTACTCCTATTAAAATTTTATATTATTTTTAGGTATTAGAAAAGCCCCCTAAAACTTTTAGAGAGCTCATTAGATGTAGGTTAGAAAATAATTTAAATAAAAGATCTGCGTCTAAATTTTTAGGTATTTCTGAAAAAAATTATAGCCTCTTGGAAGATAGCTTACTTATGAGTATATAAACTTATTCTATAGTTAAATCTAACTTAATAAAATCTAAATTAATTAGCATAATATTTTTTATACA
Above is a genomic segment from Romboutsia lituseburensis containing:
- a CDS encoding McrC family protein is translated as MRHITIYECYDKLKITNGGSNRSISVKEADELNRYIERQKLDNRNIIWSRDDVLFINYVGFIKLSTVSIEILPKVNINSSDHEGSRKSLLNMLSKSGIINFNYSNLGMLSVYKMDLNEILALIFAKTLQSQLTRGPYLEYINVEENSKALKGSLLVKEHIKNISRCSSDVFCRFEEFSIDNTLNQIFNTCIRKTIKNVKNSETLKILSHINVIFSEVSYIDINNKKLLDYKFSRLNSRFEPSLLLAKMLLNGYSSIGNKGDDKSFAILFEMNDVYERYITNLLRLNLDKYEVHSQHSKYKLLKNEKTDRDIFLLQPDIVIEVEGKEKLIIDTKWKKIDGSLNRHGVKRDDFYQMYAYLTRYEDVKSAILLYPSSSDCSSEYLESWYLEHNKNKKIRVYAVSLYDEVKTLETLKNIVENNI
- a CDS encoding AAA family ATPase, translated to MEDISYKIWGDFYQEFANKILQYKNNRKDLITIIRKVYDNVNIKLPTLEKDNNIVDIDPFTVFGLFNKGIKDENRTIIITEFAKLLNINLEVPTDFSGIPVLNNMSSTFYKFEGYRKEEDIDNLWKVFEYAIKYDENPNDEDEVNLINYYDKTIAQKGVKWKLSMGLFWIRPYRYINLDEQNRTFICNEKNNLNSVKLIFPNIEKGHVPNGEQYIAISNECKRLVESGNYKFKNFIEMSHCSWSDKSNNLPEDYIVDTKEEEDAKVSSRNNQISKNTILYGPPGTGKTYNVCNKALEIIDREKYKDIIDNPLKRDEVVKAFNKLKEDGLIGFCTFHQSYSYEDFVEGLRSDRNGGFEPKDGIFKQLCESASVKAQTELPKYEFDQNQISVHKMSLGDTSSKEDNIYEYCIKNNCISLGWGENIDYSNCNDRESIKQIFKEKFPESSDNSFDINAINRFKHIIQEGDLVIISQGNHKARAIGKITGDYYYDSNTEIRYNHFRKVEWLYNGEAIDVKRILKDKVFSQQSIYTFYNEDLKFDNIKELISEKPIENKAKNYVLIIDEINRGNISKIFGEFITLIEEDKRIGERNELKVTLPYSNESFGVPNNLYIIGTMNTADRSIALLDTALRRRFDFVEYMPNEELLSKDVEGINVSKLLKTINDRIEFLLDRDHTIGHAYFIKENLTFEDLVSIMKNKIIPLLQEYFYDDFEKIEMVLGGSGKIKNNDYLLNKTTIKASSLFKTNQTFMYPDQVKYSVVEKPSREAFIRIYDDIKDEALDNTNTLDGE
- a CDS encoding DEAD/DEAH box helicase family protein; this translates as MIDEAHNAASNTYLNVLNYFTPKFTLGITATPKRSDNNNIFDLFDNNLALEVIYLINLLMYNDNKKKIL